A part of Streptococcus porcinus genomic DNA contains:
- a CDS encoding DUF1146 family protein, whose amino-acid sequence MEYINNLLKLISHLLFIGISFQLLISLFDWSKIIYRSPENIGKLKLFVFFLAIVLGYLVSHFILELIQMSQTLF is encoded by the coding sequence ATGGAATATATCAATAATTTATTAAAATTAATCAGTCATTTACTTTTTATCGGTATTAGTTTTCAACTATTGATTAGTCTTTTTGACTGGTCTAAAATCATTTATCGCAGTCCTGAAAATATTGGTAAATTAAAACTTTTTGTTTTTTTCCTAGCTATTGTCTTGGGCTATTTGGTTAGTCATTTTATTTTGGAGCTAATTCAAATGAGTCAAACCCTCTTCTAG
- a CDS encoding F0F1 ATP synthase subunit epsilon encodes MAHMTVQVVTPDGIKYDHQVKFISVATPEGEMGILPNHINMIAPLVIHEMKIRPTDDVDSVDWIAVNGGIIEVKDNVVTIVADSAERSRDIDISRAERAKKRAERDIEEAKSTKDINQARRAEIALQRALNRINVGKK; translated from the coding sequence ATGGCACATATGACAGTTCAAGTAGTAACACCTGACGGAATTAAATATGATCATCAGGTGAAATTTATCTCAGTAGCGACGCCTGAGGGTGAAATGGGAATTCTCCCTAATCACATTAATATGATTGCCCCCTTGGTTATTCATGAAATGAAAATTCGCCCTACCGACGATGTTGACAGTGTAGATTGGATTGCTGTGAACGGTGGTATTATTGAAGTAAAGGATAATGTTGTTACCATTGTAGCTGATTCTGCCGAACGTTCACGCGATATAGATATTAGCCGTGCCGAACGTGCTAAAAAACGTGCCGAGCGTGATATCGAAGAAGCGAAATCAACTAAGGATATTAACCAAGCTCGTCGTGCTGAAATTGCCTTACAGCGTGCTTTGAATCGGATTAATGTTGGAAAAAAATAA
- the atpD gene encoding F0F1 ATP synthase subunit beta: MSSGKIAQVVGPVVDVVFATGEKLPEINNALIVYKDSDKKEKIVLEVALELGDGMVRTIAMESTDGLTRGLEVLDTGRAISVPVGKETLGRVFNVLGDTIDLEEPFSEDAEREPIHKKAPAFDELSTSSEILETGIKVIDLLAPYLKGGKVGLFGGAGVGKTVLIQELIHNIAQEHGGISVFTGVGERTREGNDLYWEMKESGVIEKTAMVFGQMNEPPGARMRVALTGLTIAEYFRDVEGQDVLLFIDNIFRFTQAGSEVSALLGRMPSAVGYQPTLATEMGQLQERITSTKKGSVTSIQAIYVPADDYTDPAPATAFAHLDSTTNLERKLTQMGIYPAVDPLASSSRALSPEIVGEEHYAVATEVQRVLQRYRELQDIIAILGMDELSEDEKTLVGRARRIQFFLSQNFNVAEQFTGQPGSYVPVADTVRSFKEILDGKYDHIPEDAFRSVGPIEDVLEKAKKMGY, translated from the coding sequence ATGAGCTCAGGCAAAATTGCTCAGGTAGTGGGTCCAGTTGTTGACGTTGTGTTTGCAACTGGTGAAAAATTACCAGAGATTAATAATGCATTGATAGTTTATAAAGATAGCGATAAGAAAGAAAAAATTGTTCTTGAAGTTGCTCTTGAACTTGGGGACGGAATGGTTCGAACAATCGCTATGGAATCAACTGATGGGCTTACTCGTGGATTGGAAGTTTTGGATACTGGTCGCGCTATTAGTGTACCAGTTGGTAAAGAAACTTTGGGGCGGGTCTTTAATGTGCTTGGTGATACCATTGATTTGGAAGAACCATTTTCAGAAGATGCAGAACGTGAACCAATCCATAAGAAAGCACCAGCTTTCGATGAATTATCAACATCATCAGAAATTCTTGAAACAGGTATCAAAGTTATTGACTTGCTTGCCCCTTATCTGAAAGGTGGTAAGGTTGGTTTATTCGGTGGTGCCGGAGTTGGTAAAACCGTATTAATTCAAGAGTTAATTCATAATATTGCCCAAGAACACGGTGGTATCTCAGTATTTACCGGCGTAGGTGAAAGAACTCGTGAAGGGAATGACCTTTATTGGGAAATGAAAGAATCAGGTGTTATTGAAAAAACAGCCATGGTCTTTGGACAGATGAACGAGCCACCCGGTGCACGGATGCGTGTTGCTTTGACAGGTTTGACAATCGCTGAATATTTCCGTGATGTTGAAGGTCAAGACGTGCTATTATTTATCGATAATATCTTCCGTTTCACCCAAGCTGGTTCGGAAGTATCTGCCTTGCTAGGTCGAATGCCGTCTGCTGTTGGTTACCAACCAACGCTTGCTACTGAGATGGGTCAATTACAAGAACGTATCACGTCCACTAAAAAAGGATCTGTTACCTCTATCCAGGCAATCTATGTGCCTGCTGATGATTACACTGACCCAGCCCCAGCAACAGCATTTGCCCATTTGGATTCAACAACGAATTTGGAACGTAAATTGACACAGATGGGTATCTATCCTGCTGTGGACCCTCTAGCTTCAAGTTCACGGGCCTTATCGCCTGAAATTGTTGGTGAAGAGCATTACGCTGTAGCAACCGAAGTTCAGCGTGTCTTACAACGCTATCGTGAGCTTCAAGATATTATTGCTATCTTGGGTATGGATGAGTTATCTGAAGATGAAAAGACATTAGTTGGACGTGCACGTCGCATCCAATTCTTCCTTTCACAAAACTTTAATGTTGCTGAACAATTTACAGGTCAACCTGGTTCCTATGTTCCAGTAGCAGACACAGTTCGTAGCTTCAAAGAAATTCTAGATGGGAAATATGATCATATTCCTGAAGATGCTTTCCGTTCAGTTGGCCCAATTGAGGATGTTCTCGAAAAAGCTAAAAAAATGGGATATTAG
- a CDS encoding F0F1 ATP synthase subunit gamma: MAGSLSEIKAKINSTEKTSKITSAMRMVSSAKLVKSEQAARDFQIYSSKIRQITTDFLKAELTGGGSNNPMLVSRPVKKTGYIVITSDKGLVGGYNSKILKSIMEMVEEYHQNGDYSIISIGSVGSDFFKARGMNVSFELRGLADQPTFEEVSKIISQSVDMFQHEIFDELYVCYNHHVNSLTSQVRVQQMLPISDLVADEATEEGVLGFELEPDRDSILNQLLPQFTESLIYGAIIDAKTAEHAAGMTAMQTATDNAKNVINDLTIQYNRARQAAITQEITEIVAGANALE, translated from the coding sequence ATGGCAGGCTCTCTAAGTGAAATTAAAGCAAAGATTAATTCAACTGAGAAAACAAGTAAAATTACAAGTGCCATGCGGATGGTTTCTTCAGCAAAGTTGGTCAAATCGGAACAAGCTGCGCGTGATTTTCAAATTTATTCATCAAAAATTCGTCAAATAACAACAGATTTTTTAAAGGCAGAATTAACTGGTGGAGGTTCTAACAACCCAATGTTGGTTTCCCGACCAGTTAAGAAAACGGGTTATATTGTTATTACCTCAGATAAAGGATTAGTTGGGGGCTATAATTCTAAAATTTTAAAATCTATCATGGAGATGGTTGAAGAATATCACCAAAACGGTGATTACTCAATCATTTCAATTGGAAGTGTCGGTTCAGATTTTTTCAAAGCAAGAGGGATGAATGTCTCTTTTGAACTTCGTGGCTTAGCCGATCAGCCAACTTTTGAAGAAGTATCTAAGATTATTTCACAATCTGTAGATATGTTTCAACATGAAATTTTCGATGAATTATATGTTTGTTACAATCATCATGTTAACAGTTTGACTAGCCAAGTTCGCGTTCAACAAATGTTGCCGATTTCTGATTTGGTTGCTGATGAAGCAACTGAGGAAGGTGTCTTGGGGTTTGAACTAGAACCTGATCGCGATAGCATTTTAAATCAGTTATTGCCTCAGTTTACTGAAAGCTTAATTTATGGGGCAATTATTGATGCCAAAACGGCAGAACACGCTGCAGGGATGACAGCCATGCAGACTGCAACTGATAATGCGAAAAATGTTATTAATGATTTAACCATTCAATATAATCGTGCTCGTCAAGCAGCAATTACACAGGAAATTACTGAAATTGTAGCTGGAGCAAATGCGTTAGAATAA
- the atpA gene encoding F0F1 ATP synthase subunit alpha, whose amino-acid sequence MAINAQEISALIKKQIENFQPNFDVTETGIVTYIGDGIARARGLDNAMSGELLEFSNGAFGMAQNLETSDIGIIILGDFSTIREGDVVKRTGKIMEVPVGEALIGRVVNPLGQPVDGLGDIATTGFRPVEAVAPGVMQRKSVSEPLQTGLKAIDALVPIGRGQRELIIGDRQTGKTAVAIDTILNQKGQDMICIYVAIGQKESTVRTQVETLRKYGALDYTIVVTASASQPSPLLFIAPYAGVAMAEEFMYQGKHVLIVYDDLSKQAVAYRELSLLLRRPPGREAYPGDVFYLHSRLLERSAKVSDALGGGSITALPFIETQAGDISAYIATNVISITDGQIFLQEDLFNSGIRPAIDAGSSVSRVGGSAQIKAMKKVAGTLRLDLASYRELEAFTQFGSDLDAATQAKLNRGRRTVEILKQPLHKPLPVEKQVVILYALTHGFLDDVPVNDILAFEEALYDYFDMHYSSLFETIRTTKDLPDENELNDAIKAFKAQSHFE is encoded by the coding sequence TTGGCAATTAATGCACAAGAAATTAGCGCTTTAATTAAAAAGCAAATTGAGAACTTCCAGCCAAATTTCGATGTCACAGAAACTGGGATCGTTACTTATATTGGTGACGGTATCGCACGAGCTCGTGGTTTAGATAATGCTATGAGTGGTGAACTTCTTGAATTTTCTAATGGTGCTTTTGGTATGGCTCAAAACTTAGAAACGAGCGATATCGGAATTATCATTCTTGGCGACTTTTCAACGATTCGCGAAGGTGATGTCGTTAAACGCACAGGAAAAATTATGGAGGTTCCAGTAGGTGAAGCTCTTATCGGACGTGTTGTGAATCCACTAGGACAACCTGTAGATGGCTTGGGAGATATCGCAACAACAGGTTTTAGACCAGTTGAAGCGGTTGCTCCAGGCGTTATGCAACGTAAATCCGTATCTGAACCTCTTCAAACAGGTCTCAAAGCTATTGATGCTTTAGTTCCTATTGGACGTGGGCAACGGGAGTTAATCATCGGTGATAGACAAACTGGTAAAACCGCGGTTGCTATTGATACAATTTTGAACCAAAAAGGTCAAGATATGATTTGTATCTATGTTGCTATCGGGCAAAAAGAATCAACTGTTCGTACTCAAGTTGAAACCTTACGAAAGTATGGTGCTCTTGACTATACTATTGTTGTTACAGCCTCTGCTTCGCAACCATCACCGTTACTCTTTATAGCACCTTATGCAGGTGTGGCAATGGCTGAAGAGTTTATGTATCAAGGTAAACATGTTTTGATTGTCTATGATGACTTATCAAAACAGGCAGTAGCTTACCGCGAGCTCTCGCTATTACTTCGTCGCCCACCAGGTCGTGAGGCATACCCAGGTGATGTCTTTTACTTACACAGTCGTTTGTTGGAACGTTCAGCCAAAGTTTCTGATGCTTTGGGTGGTGGCTCGATTACAGCGCTACCATTTATTGAAACACAAGCTGGAGATATTTCTGCTTACATCGCAACAAATGTTATTTCAATTACTGATGGACAGATTTTCTTGCAAGAAGATCTCTTTAACTCAGGGATTCGTCCAGCCATTGATGCCGGATCTTCTGTTTCACGTGTTGGAGGATCGGCTCAGATTAAGGCTATGAAGAAGGTTGCAGGGACTCTTCGTCTTGATTTAGCGTCTTATCGTGAATTAGAAGCCTTTACTCAGTTTGGCTCTGATTTAGATGCTGCCACTCAAGCGAAGCTTAACCGTGGCCGTCGAACAGTTGAAATTTTAAAACAGCCCTTACATAAACCTCTTCCTGTGGAAAAACAAGTTGTTATTTTATATGCATTGACTCATGGCTTCTTAGATGATGTGCCTGTGAATGATATTCTTGCATTTGAAGAAGCATTGTATGACTACTTTGATATGCATTATAGCAGCCTTTTTGAGACAATCCGTACAACAAAAGATCTCCCAGATGAAAATGAACTAAACGATGCTATTAAAGCATTTAAAGCTCAATCACATTTTGAATAA
- a CDS encoding F0F1 ATP synthase subunit delta — MTKKEQALVAQYAKSLVEVAVDHECVEDVKNNILTLMTIFESTELNKTLSSLAVPQAEKMHLVRLLKDTSSVYINNLLELIILNQREAFLFEILNSALREIEQVTNEYDVKVISTVPLNEGQKSRVKSLVTKKFGLQTGRLEEIIDESLIGGFIIQVNNKVIDTSIQQQLHEFKMKLI, encoded by the coding sequence ATGACAAAAAAAGAACAGGCGCTTGTTGCACAGTATGCTAAAAGCCTTGTTGAGGTTGCTGTTGATCATGAATGTGTTGAGGACGTTAAAAATAATATTTTAACGTTAATGACAATTTTTGAGTCAACAGAACTTAATAAAACCTTATCGAGTTTAGCTGTTCCACAAGCTGAAAAGATGCATTTAGTTAGGTTATTAAAGGATACTAGTTCAGTATATATCAACAATTTACTTGAACTGATTATCTTGAATCAGAGAGAAGCATTTTTATTTGAGATACTTAATTCTGCACTGAGAGAAATAGAACAAGTAACAAATGAATATGATGTTAAAGTCATATCAACTGTTCCTCTAAATGAGGGACAAAAATCTCGTGTCAAATCGCTTGTTACAAAGAAATTTGGTTTACAGACAGGTCGATTAGAAGAAATCATTGATGAATCTCTTATTGGTGGCTTTATTATACAAGTTAACAATAAAGTCATCGATACTAGTATTCAGCAACAACTACACGAATTCAAAATGAAATTAATATAG
- the atpF gene encoding F0F1 ATP synthase subunit B, with translation MELTVGELIGNFILVSGSVLVLYLLIKKFAWGAISGILEERSAKIATDIDKAEEARQSAETLAQKRELELAGAKQEANQIITDAKELGQVKGDKIIADASEEASRLKTQAEADIQQSKTDAIASVKAEMSDLSVLLAEKIMGSNLDKDAQSHLIDTYLDELGDA, from the coding sequence ATGGAATTAACAGTAGGTGAACTTATTGGGAATTTTATCCTAGTATCAGGTTCAGTACTTGTTTTGTATCTCCTTATCAAAAAATTTGCGTGGGGAGCTATTAGTGGTATTTTAGAAGAACGTTCTGCAAAAATTGCTACTGATATAGATAAAGCAGAAGAAGCTCGTCAGAGTGCTGAAACATTGGCTCAAAAACGCGAATTAGAATTAGCTGGAGCAAAACAAGAAGCAAATCAAATCATTACTGATGCTAAGGAATTAGGTCAAGTAAAAGGTGACAAAATAATTGCAGATGCATCTGAAGAAGCAAGCCGCTTAAAAACACAAGCTGAAGCTGACATTCAACAAAGCAAAACGGATGCCATTGCAAGTGTCAAAGCAGAGATGTCTGATTTATCAGTTCTTTTAGCTGAGAAAATTATGGGTTCAAACCTTGATAAGGACGCTCAAAGTCATCTTATTGATACTTATCTCGATGAGTTAGGAGATGCCTAA
- the atpB gene encoding F0F1 ATP synthase subunit A encodes MGEVTPTLTLGPVTIDLTLLVMCVITIALVFSFVYFASRNMTLKPKGKQTVLEYLIDFISGVTDEHVEKQFRNQYSLFFFCLFLFVMVANNLGLMTKLETSHHMNLWTSPTANIGFDLSLSILISLICQFEGIRQRGVKAYIKRFFTPGIMSPMNILEEFTNIISLALRLYGNIFAGEVVTGLILKLIAANTLWFPVAFILNIVWTAFSIFISCIQAYVFTKLTSMYLGKKVNEEDE; translated from the coding sequence TTGGGAGAAGTAACTCCAACACTGACACTCGGTCCAGTAACTATTGATTTAACCCTACTAGTTATGTGTGTAATCACAATTGCTTTAGTTTTCTCGTTTGTTTATTTTGCAAGTCGAAACATGACTTTAAAACCTAAAGGAAAACAAACAGTTCTTGAATACTTGATTGATTTTATATCTGGTGTTACGGATGAACACGTTGAAAAGCAATTTAGAAACCAATACTCACTATTCTTTTTCTGTCTCTTTCTTTTTGTGATGGTGGCGAATAACTTAGGTTTAATGACTAAATTAGAAACAAGTCATCATATGAATCTTTGGACATCACCAACTGCTAATATTGGCTTTGACCTCTCTCTTTCAATTTTAATTTCATTGATTTGTCAATTTGAAGGGATTCGTCAAAGAGGTGTGAAAGCCTATATCAAACGTTTTTTCACACCTGGGATAATGAGCCCGATGAATATATTAGAAGAATTTACAAATATTATTTCATTGGCACTTCGGTTATATGGAAATATCTTTGCTGGTGAGGTAGTAACTGGTTTGATCTTAAAATTAATTGCAGCTAACACATTATGGTTTCCAGTTGCTTTTATTTTAAATATCGTTTGGACTGCCTTTTCAATTTTTATCTCCTGTATCCAAGCGTATGTTTTCACTAAATTAACTTCTATGTATTTAGGTAAAAAAGTCAATGAAGAAGATGAATAG
- a CDS encoding F0F1 ATP synthase subunit C, producing MSPIFALAIACMGVSLGEGFLMANLFRAASRQPEIIGQLRSLMIMGIAFIEGTFFVTLAMAFILK from the coding sequence ATGAGTCCTATTTTCGCATTAGCTATCGCCTGTATGGGTGTATCACTTGGTGAAGGTTTCTTGATGGCCAATCTTTTTAGAGCTGCGTCTCGTCAACCAGAAATTATTGGTCAGCTGCGTTCATTAATGATCATGGGTATTGCCTTTATTGAAGGTACTTTCTTCGTTACTCTTGCTATGGCATTTATCTTAAAATAA